Proteins from a genomic interval of Pseudomonas sp. RC10:
- the ispF gene encoding 2-C-methyl-D-erythritol 2,4-cyclodiphosphate synthase, producing the protein MRIGHGYDVHRFAEGDFITLGGVRIAHKHGLLAHSDGDVLLHALSDALLGAAALGDIGKHFPDTDPQFKGADSRVLLRHVLKQVQAKGWKVGNVDATIVAQAPKMAPHIDTMRALIAEDLQVELDQVNVKATTTEKLGFTGREEGIAVHAVALLIAA; encoded by the coding sequence ATGCGTATTGGCCACGGCTATGATGTGCACCGTTTCGCCGAAGGCGATTTCATTACCTTGGGTGGGGTGCGGATTGCGCACAAGCATGGTTTGCTCGCACATTCCGACGGCGATGTCCTGTTGCACGCGTTGAGCGATGCCCTGCTGGGCGCTGCAGCGCTGGGCGACATCGGCAAGCATTTCCCCGATACCGACCCGCAATTCAAGGGTGCTGACAGCCGCGTGCTGCTGCGTCACGTCCTCAAGCAAGTGCAGGCCAAAGGCTGGAAGGTCGGCAACGTCGACGCCACCATCGTCGCTCAGGCCCCGAAAATGGCGCCGCACATCGACACCATGCGCGCGCTGATTGCCGAAGACCTTCAAGTCGAACTCGATCAGGTCAACGTCAAGGCGACGACTACCGAAAAGCTCGGCTTCACCGGCCGTGAAGAAGGCATCGCGGTTCACGCCGTTGCGCTATTGATCGCCGCATGA